In Sorghum bicolor cultivar BTx623 chromosome 8, Sorghum_bicolor_NCBIv3, whole genome shotgun sequence, one genomic interval encodes:
- the LOC110429924 gene encoding uncharacterized protein LOC110429924, whose amino-acid sequence MHRCRPCCACLCPPLSPLLRSLHPHLRLSPPASQFVCCPRLVRCCLRLRQFVWSPSPVALCPPHILIQESSAKSKCWFGDGTEQIMLVENVNLIVCIILVMPSFHLLM is encoded by the exons ATGCACCGCTGTCGCCCCTGCTGTGCTTGCCTTTGTCCGCCGCTGTCGCCCCTGCTCCGCTCGCTTCATCCACATCTGCGCCTCTCCCCTCCCGCATCGCAGTTTGTCTGTTGTCCACGCCTCGTTCGTTGTTGTCTCCGTCTCCGTCAGTTTGTGTGGTCACCCTCGCCCGTCGCCCTTTGTCCACCGCATATACTGATACAG GAGTCATCTGCTAAGAGCAAATGTTGGTTTGGTGATGGTACTGAGCAGATCATGCTCGTGGAGAATGTGAACCTGATTGTGTGCATCATACTAGTAAT GCCCTCCTTTCACCTGCTAATGTAA
- the LOC8071413 gene encoding L-type lectin-domain containing receptor kinase IX.1: MAAAARASCGPSGLAVLCSLYCLWTLAIHVPRAGSVSFNLTFSMPQSPDLSQLITFAGDAYLSPNTLELTRNQRDQSSTYSVGRATYTQPVPLWDAATGETASFVTTFTFNISLDPSTFAGDGMAFFLAHFGPGSRVPTNSSGGMLGLLPAYTNGTGNGTIVAVEFDTFRNLANDDISSSHVGIDVNSVNSTASTDTTSPTRNLTSGYEMVATVRYVNVTRLLAVQLTINDDTSYYVNATVDLKSYLPERVAVGFSAATGAGGEQHKVLSWTFTSTLQDAPAPAPAPPPALTPAGTGSSIQQPKKTSGGTLIIAVLVPVLFLLACAAAAVVVWQKRRRRRRRSSGGIGTSDDDDNDHQQQDDSRAELERGVAATGPRRYAYRDLAAATNNFAEDGKLGRGGFGSVYRGTLTVAGEERPVAIKMLSSDSSAQGRKEFEAEVRIISRLKHRNLVQLLGWCDSRHGLLLVYELVAQGSLDRHLHSIDGESFLTWPERYQIILGLGSALRYLHQEWEQRVVHGDIKPSNIMLDDSLVAKLGDFGLARLGDHGGRWQTTKAVMGTAGYIDPEFVNTRHPSTHADVYSFGIVLLEVVSGRSPVVLLQGEAPFVLLKWVWSLYGRNAILDAADERLRSGADELRDECMERVLVVGLWCAHPDQSERPSIAQAMHVLQSEDARLPALPPQMYKTASDLAVTGRSYGALSIESYSGVDSSTTTTTTTTTSSDSKVSSASSTTALLRDSKERA, translated from the coding sequence atggcaGCCGCAGCTAGAGCGAGCTGCGGTCCCTCCGGCCTCGCCGTCCTGTGCAGCCTCTACTGTCTTTGGACGCTTGCCATCCATGTCCCTCGCGCTGGCTCGGTGTCCTTCAACCTCACCTTCTCCATGCCCCAGAGCCCAGACCTCTCCCAGCTCATAACCTTCGCCGGCGACGCCTACCTCAGTCCAAACACCCTCGAGCTCACGCGGAACCAGCGTGACCAAAGCAGCACCTACAGTGTCGGCCGGGCGACGTACACGCAGCCAGTGCCGCTCTGGGACGCAGCGACCGGCGAGACGGCGAGCTTCGTCACCACCTTCACCTTCAACATCAGTCTGGATCCGAGCACTTTCGCCGGCGATGGGATGGCCTTCTTCCTCGCGCATTTCGGCCCCGGGTCACGTGTCCCTACCAACAGCTCCGGGGGCATGCTCGGCCTCCTCCCGGCCTACACCAACGGCACCGGCAACGGCACCATCGTCGCCGTCGAGTTCGACACCTTTCGCAACCTGGCGAACGACGACATCAGCAGCAGCCATGTGGGCATCGACGTCAACTCCGTCAACTCCACGGCGTCCACGGACACCACCTCGCCGACCAGGAACCTCACCTCCGGTTACGAGATGGTGGCGACCGTCAGGTACGTGAATGTCACCAGGTTGCTGGCCGTCCAGCTCACGATCAACGACGACACATCGTACTACGTCAACGCGACTGTTGATCTCAAGAGCTACCTGCCGGAGCGTGTCGCCGTCGGCTTCTCCGCAGcgaccggcgccggcggcgagcaGCACAAGGTGCTGTCATGGACATTTACATCCACTCTGCAGGACGCAccagcaccggcaccggcaccgccgCCAGCTCTGACACCTGCTGGCACTGGCAGCAGCATCCAGCAACCCAAGAAGACATCAGGAGGAACACTGATAATCGCCGTGCTAGTGCCTGTGCTGTTTCTCTTGGCGTGTGCGGCTGCCGCCGTGGTGGTATGGCAGAAACgcaggaggagaagaagaagatcgtCGGGAGGAATTGGAaccagcgacgacgacgacaacgatCACCAACAACAAGACGACAGCAGGGCGGAGCTCGAGAGAGGGGTGGCTGCCACCGGCCCCCGGCGGTACGCGTACCGTGacctcgccgccgccaccaacAACTTCGCCGAGGATGGCAAGCTCGGTCGCGGTGGCTTCGGCAGCGTCTACAGGGGTACCCTCACTGTCGCCGGCGAAGAGCGTCCAGTGGCCATCAAGATGTTGTCGTCAGACTCGTCGGCGCAGGGGAGGAAGGAGTTCGAGGCGGAGGTGCGGATCATCAGCCGGCTCAAGCATCGGAACCTCGTGCAGCTCCTCGGCTGGTGCGACAGCCGCCATGGCCTCCTGCTCGTCTACGAGCTGGTGGCGCAAGGCAGCCTCGACAGGCATCTCCACAGCATCGACGGCGAGAGCTTCttgacatggccggagaggtaCCAGATCATCCTCGGCTTGGGATCGGCGCTCCGGTACCTGCACCAGGAGTGGGAGCAGCGCGTGGTGCACGGCGACATCAAGCCGAGCAACATCATGCTGGACGACTCGCTCGTCGCCAAGCTCGGCGACTTCGGCCTCGCCCGGCTCGGCGACCATGGCGGGCGGTGGCAGACCACCAAGGCCGTGATGGGCACGGCGGGGTACATCGACCCGGAGTTCGTCAACACGCGCCACCCGAGCACCCACGCCGACGTCTACAGCTTCGGCATCGTCCTCCTCGAGGTCGTCTCCGGCCGGTCTCCGGTGgtgttgctgcaaggcgaggcgCCCTTCGTTCTGCTGAAATGGGTGTGGAGCCTCTACGGCCGGAACGCGATCCTTGACGCGGCGGACGAGCGGCTGAGGTCCGGCGCCGACGAGCTCCGCGACGAGTGCATGGAGAGGGTGCTCGTCGTCGGGCTGTGGTGCGCGCACCCTGACCAGAGCGAGCGGCCGTCCATCGCGCAGGCCATGCACGTCCTGCAGTCGGAGGACGCCAGGCTTCCGGCGCTCCCGCCGCAGATGTACAAGACGGCGTCGGACCTCGCCGTCACTGGACGTTCCTACGGTGCTTTGTCCATTGAAAGTTACAGCGGTGTTGAttcctcgacgacgacgacgaccaccaccaccaccagcagcgaCTCCAAGGTTTCTTCAGCCTCGTCGACCACGGCCTTGCTCCGAGATTCAAAAGAGAGAGCTTGA